The following DNA comes from Terriglobia bacterium.
CAATATGGAGCGGGCCGGTATCGGGCCCCACAAAAAGCCTCGCGCGTCCAGCCAGGGCCGCAAATTGCGGCAGGGTGGGGGAAAGCAGGACAGCGGGTTGACCCGTCAGATGAGACAGAATTTCCTCTCCAAGTCCATTCTCCGAAGGCCCGACCGTAATCGCCACGGGCCACCCCAATTCGTCCAGAATTCGCTTTGACAACTGGGCGTACTTGTCCACCGGCCACCGCTTGCTCTTCCAATTGGCGCCAGGGTTTACAATGACGAAATCCTTCCACTGACGGTCTGTCAAGTGTTCCTCGACCCAGTCCTGATCCTCAACTCCGAATAGGCGGTCAAACTCAAGTTCGCTCGGATTCACCGGATTCGTCGGCGCCGTTTCCCCTGATTTCCACCTTGACCGGAGGAATGTATCCACAATGTTCAAATGCTCAAAAATCACATTTCCCCGGCGGGGATTCCTGTCCACCCTCCGTGAATAGAAAATGGAAGAGTGCGGCTCGCGGAGGGAATTGCGATCTCCTCCAATGATCCCCCCGGGGCTTGTCAGATACGCAAAGGCCGCGGATTTCCACAGTCCCTGGAGGTCGAAAACAACGTCATAATGCATGCCGCGCAGATTTTGCATTGTCTGGAGGATCGCCTGCCAGGTGTGACGGCTGTAGAAAGATTTCCGCCAGCGAAGCGTATCGATTTCAATAATTCGATTGACGGCCTGGGCGTGATCCAGGATGGGCCGGGCATACCGCTCCACCAGCCAATCCAGGCGCGCTTCCGGCAAGGCGCGCCGGAGTCGGACCACGGCGGGCATCGCGTGAATCACATCGCCAATGGAACCGAGTTTCACGATCAAGATCTTCAACTCAATTCCTTTCCCCGCGTCTTCCGAGGACCCGTCGAATCAAGTCGCGTGTGGAATGGTCCTTGGGATCCCCCACAATCGCTACCTCTCCGCCATAGGAACGGACCGCTTCGCGTTCAGGAACGGTCTCTTGCGTATAGTCCGTTCCTTTGGCGTGGACATCTGGACGAAGCGCTTTAATCAAGGGCTCCACCGTCGGATCGTCAAACACCGTGACATAATCCACACATTCCAGCGCCGCCACCAACCGAACCCGGGCGGCCTCTGACATCAGAGGTCGCCCCGCATCCTTGATCTGCCGCATCGAACGGTCACCATTCACTCCGACCACTAAGACATCGCCCAGTGCTTTGGCCCCCCGAAGATAGCGGATATGACCCACATGCAGGACATCAAAGCACCCGTTGGCGAGCACAATCTTATGGTTTCCGGCGCGTTGAGCCGCAACGACCGTCCGGAGGGTGGCGAGGTCAAGGATCTTCTTCTCAGTCATGATTTCGAGGATTCCAAAGCGTGGATCTGCGGGGGCGGAGCGCCCTACTTGACATCGGACTCCACCGCCGCCACGAGCTCTTCGCGGCGGATTGTCGCCGTGCCATGTTTCATAACGACGAGACCTCCGGCATAATTGGAAAGGCGTGCCGCCTGTAAAAAACCGGCCCCACACGCCAGGGCCAGCGTGAAGACGGCAATGACCGTGTCCCCGGCGCCCGTGACATCTGCCACCTGGTCCGTGCCGTAAATGGGGAGGTGGCGGGTAGTCCGGCCGGGTTCAAAAAGGGCCATCCCCTCCTTGCCGCGAGTGATGAGCAGGGCCTTTGTATGCAGCCGCTTCAGCAGCCTCCTTCCCGCCACTTCCAGCGCCGGGAGATGGTTGCCGATGGCTATCCCCAGCGCGGCCTCTACCTCCGGCTCATTAGGGGTCGCAGCAGTAAAGGATTTAAAGCGGAGGATCTGATACCTCGAATCCACATTCAGCGGAATGGGCCGATTCCGAATCGCGGTCCTCAGCGTGTCCAGACTCTCGGAACTGATCATCCCCGATCCGTAATCAGACACAAGGATCCCATTCATTTTGGGGACGATTTCACTCGCCTTTTTGATCAACCGCTCCCGGACCTTCACATCCGGGGGCGCCGGGGCCTGCCGGTCGATGCGGACCACCTGTTGGTGGGTGGTATGCGCGGAGCCCGCCAGGATGCGGGATTTGGTCGTCGTTGAAAACCCCTTGTCCATCAAAATCCCGGTCGCCGGAACTCCTTTGCGGCGGAAGAACTGAACCAGTTGGGCACCCTGTGCATCCCGCCCGACGATGCTGAACGGAAATACCTTGGCGCCCAGCTCAACCAGGTTGTTCGCCGCGTTGGCCCCTCCGCCCGGAAAAATCTCGGTACGCCGGTGCTTCAAAATCAACACCGGCGCCTCCCGGGAGACCCGCGAGATTTCGCCATCGACGTACTCATCGGCCACGAAATCGCCCAACACCAGGATCCGGGCCTTTGAGAATTGATCGATGGTCCGGAGCAGGAGTTCACATTCCTTGGACTCGATCATCGGCGATGTTCCCTTCTTGAATGTATCAGGATTTTCTTCACAGCCTGCAAAAGGTTCGTGCAGACCCAGTCCGGCTGAAACCCCCATTGGGGAAGGTGATACTCGAACTCCCCCCGGCCGTATCCCGTCATCACGAGGGCGCTTCTCAATCCATGAAGGGCTGCCATTTCGATGTCACTCCGGCGGTCTCCAACGATGTAGGATCGGGACAGGTCCACGCCCAGTTCCCGTTCAGCGCGGTCCAACATCCCCCGGCCCGGTTTTCGGCACTCACAGTTGAGACGATACGGCGGTTCTCCGACATCGGGGTGATGCGGACAGTAATAGATGGCATCGAGGTGCGCTCCTCTGGATTTCAATGTCCGGGCGATCTTCTTATTGACCTTCACCACGAGGGACTCCGGGAAATATCCGCGTGCCACCCCTGCCTGATTGGAGATGATCACGGCCTTCGCGCCCGCCCGATTGATGGCGCGCACCGCTTCGGCGCTGAAAGGATAGATTTGACAGCGGGAGGGATGATTGACGTATCCGACCTCCTCGCACACGGTCCCGTCGCGATCCATAAACACGGCAAAAGGCTTTTCTGACATGTAAAAGGAACTCAATGTGAGAGCAGATCAGCCGCCACGCGGTAAACGTCTTCGACCGAGACGCCGGTCATGCAGCGGTGGTCCAGCGGGCATTCTCGAAGCAAGCAGGGACTACATGATACGGGATGCTTGACCACGCGGGTATGCGGTCCCACGGGCGCTGTCGCCTGCTCATCAGTCGGCCCGAAGATGGCCAAGGTCCGGGTGCCAACAGCGGCCGCCAAATGCATCGGCCCGGAATCATTCGTCACGAAGAGGGAACAACATTTCAACAGCGCGGCCAGGTCCCCCAAGGTGGTTTCCCCGCTGAATATCTTCGCAGGGTGTCGCATTTCACGCGCAATAGAATCGGCCATGGCCCGCTCGCTGGCCGAGCCAAAGATTAGCACAATGGCTCCCAAGGCATCAACGAATCGATCCGCCAAGGCAGCATATCGCTCTGGAAGCCAGCGCTTCGCTGTTCCGTAAAACGCCCCTGGATTCAGTCCAACGAGCAGCTTTCCCTCCACGACTCCCTTCGCCGAGAGAAGTAGGCGCGCTCTTTGATGGTGTGCTTCGGAAATCTCAAGCGATACCCCTGGAACGGGGGGGAGCGCAGGAATGAAGCCGGACTGCCTCAGGATTTCGAGGTAGTATTGAGTCTGGTGCTGCAGCAGAATTTCCCCGGGAATACTGAGACGGCGTGTCAGAAGCAGGCTTCTTCCATCGGTGGCGTAGCCAATGCGTTCGGGAATGTCTGCCTTCCAGGCCAGGTAGGCACTTTCAAAGGAGTTCGGGAACATTATCGCCACATCGAAACGCCCCCGAGCCAACTCCGAGATGAACCTCGATCGGCCTCGCCACCCCCGGTGCTGGAGAGAACGATCGTAGATCTGAATATGATCCACGGCAGAAGTCCTCTCAAAAATTTCACTGACCCACGGGCGCACCGCCAGGGTGATCTCTGCCTCCGGCCGGGCCCGCCGAAGGGCCTCCAAAGCGGGGATCGTGAGAATGGAATCTCCCACCCAGTTCGTTCCACGAACCCAGATCCTTGTCCGGTAAGGTGTCGTCATGCGAGAAAACCCGGAAACAGAGAAATCCTTCTTCGATCAAGTCAACAGAGAGTGGAGAAATCGAGCTTCGTCGTCCAATTTCATCTCAATTTCGAAGATATAGCACGGCCAATTTCCAAACGCTCGGGGCGGGAGGTTCATCGCGTCCTTGGCAGTGGTGATGAGAGCCTCTGCCCCGCACTCCATGGCATGCAGAATAATGTTGCGTGTATCAGAGGGGCTGTAGCGATGGTGGTCCGGATAAACCAGGGATTCTGTCACGGTGAGTCCATGCCCCCGCAAATCGCGAAAGAATTGGGTCGGTTGTGCAATCCCACAGAAGGCGACCAGCTTCCTTCCTTGGATCTCTTCGACCGGCCCGAGACTCCTACTTTCAGTCATCGACACTCCAGTGCAGTGCCGATGAGCGCTAAACAGTTCGGCCGAAGGGCAGAGGGCCTTCCACCGTTCCGGGGTGAACTGTTCGGGGGGGGAGTCCCCGCCCTTCACCAGAACCACGATGTCAGCCCGCTGGATCGCCTGGGGAGACTCGCGAAGCCGGCCCAGGGGGATGACTTCGCCATTATCAAAGGGTCGATCTGCATCAAGGAGCAGAATATTCCGGTCGCGTGCCAGTTTCAGATGCTGGAAGCCGTCATCCAGCACAATCCAATCCACTCCAAGATGTGACTCGATCCATTGTGCGGCCCGCCACTTGGGAGAGCCCACCACGACTGAAACATCGCGCAGTCGTTGGGCCATCAGTTGGGCTTCGTCTCCAGCTTGTAACGCCTCTGTGAACATGGTCTTCCCATCTGAGACCAGGCAGATCGCCCCCCCATGCCCCGATCTCCTTTTGTATCCTCTGCAAAGGATGGCCACCGATAGTTTCTGAGCCCGGAGCAGTTCTGTTACCTGCATCGTGAAAGGAGTCTTCCCTGACCCGCCAAGCGTCAGATTCCCAATGCTGATCACCCGCGGGGCCACCTTGACGGTTTTCAAAAGTCCCTTCTCATAAAGATGGGCGCGCAGATTCACTACTGCGGAATAGAGGGCAGCTCCCGGCCGAAGGCAGATTCTCAGTAGCGGGCTTTGGATCATAGGAGTTTCATGATCATTTCGACTGTACGTGCCGTTGCCCCGGAGCTCTTGGCAACCAGCGCTCGCCCCCGTTCGCCGATGACTCGTCCCTGGGCCGCATCTTCAAGCAATGTGATGGTGGCTGAAGCCAGTTCGTCGGCATTTTCAACCTGCAGGGCTGCTTTGTGGCTGAGAAAATCCTCGGCCATCTTCTGAAAGTTGGACATGTACGGGCCAAACAGGACGGCGACCCCGGCTGCGGCGGGTTCAAGAATGTTGTGCCCGCCTTTCTTCACCAGGCTGCCCCCGACAAAGGCGACTTTCGCCAGCGAGTAAAGGGCCGCTAGCTCGCCGACCGAGTCCAGCAGGAGAATGTCGCGATGGCGTCCTTCACCCCCCTCGAGCTGGGAGCGACGGACCACGCTGAAACTGAATTTGCCCACCAGATTGGCAACCGTGTCAAATCGCTCGGGCCGGCGGGGCGCAAGAATCAGCCGCGCAGCCGGGATTCGCGCCTTGACTTCTGCGAAAGCCCTCAATACAAGTTCTTCCTCACCCTCCGCCGTACTTCCGGCTATCCACAAGGACGAGCCGTCCTGACCTAAAAACCTCTCGCGGACCAGATTCTGCCCCTCCTCGGACTTCCCGCTCAGCTGAATATCGTACTTCAGATTCCCGCACACCCCGACCTTTTCAGGCGGCGCTCCCAGCGTCCGGATGCGCTCCGCATCTTCTTCTGTTTGCATGAGGAAGAGATCGATCTCGGGCAGGAATCGACGCAGGAATCCCTTGATCTGCCCATACCAATGGAAAGACTTTTCCGAAATGCGTCCATTTACAACCACCAGCTTGATACCCTGCCCATGGGCCTCGTGAATGAAGTTTGGCCACAGTTCGGTCTCCGCCAGGCAGACCAGCGCGGGTTGGATGTACCCGAGGCTTCGCCGGACATTCCGACGCCAATCGAACGGGTAATAGAAAAACCCGCTCGCCCCCGAGATTCGCTCGCGCGCATTCTGCTGCCCGGTGAGCGTGGTTGTGGAGATGAAGATCTTCCGGGTAACTGCACGGGCTCTGAGCTGCGACACCAAGGGTGCGATCGCGTTGCTCTCCCCCACAGAAACGGCATGGATCCAGATCGCCCCCTTCGAGCCCTGGTGCAGTTCCCGGGGAAGTCTTCCCGTCCGCTCGATCAGGCTGACAACGTATTTTCCGTGTCTCATGGCCTGCACAAGGAAGTAAGGCAGGAGGAGCACAAATCCAAGGCACAGAAGAATA
Coding sequences within:
- a CDS encoding HAD family hydrolase, which codes for MSEKPFAVFMDRDGTVCEEVGYVNHPSRCQIYPFSAEAVRAINRAGAKAVIISNQAGVARGYFPESLVVKVNKKIARTLKSRGAHLDAIYYCPHHPDVGEPPYRLNCECRKPGRGMLDRAERELGVDLSRSYIVGDRRSDIEMAALHGLRSALVMTGYGRGEFEYHLPQWGFQPDWVCTNLLQAVKKILIHSRREHRR
- the waaC gene encoding lipopolysaccharide heptosyltransferase I, with the protein product MKILIVKLGSIGDVIHAMPAVVRLRRALPEARLDWLVERYARPILDHAQAVNRIIEIDTLRWRKSFYSRHTWQAILQTMQNLRGMHYDVVFDLQGLWKSAAFAYLTSPGGIIGGDRNSLREPHSSIFYSRRVDRNPRRGNVIFEHLNIVDTFLRSRWKSGETAPTNPVNPSELEFDRLFGVEDQDWVEEHLTDRQWKDFVIVNPGANWKSKRWPVDKYAQLSKRILDELGWPVAITVGPSENGLGEEILSHLTGQPAVLLSPTLPQFAALAGRARLFVGPDTGPLHIAAAARTPIVGIYASTDPVRNGPYHPADIVVQQNQCGRYCYRRDCGGRRCIAEIPVAAVFDAIQSRLQRMLPISQNRAGPG
- a CDS encoding 3-deoxy-D-manno-octulosonic acid transferase, whose protein sequence is MSVFSRRLITGQPVFTLYSILLCLGFVLLLPYFLVQAMRHGKYVVSLIERTGRLPRELHQGSKGAIWIHAVSVGESNAIAPLVSQLRARAVTRKIFISTTTLTGQQNARERISGASGFFYYPFDWRRNVRRSLGYIQPALVCLAETELWPNFIHEAHGQGIKLVVVNGRISEKSFHWYGQIKGFLRRFLPEIDLFLMQTEEDAERIRTLGAPPEKVGVCGNLKYDIQLSGKSEEGQNLVRERFLGQDGSSLWIAGSTAEGEEELVLRAFAEVKARIPAARLILAPRRPERFDTVANLVGKFSFSVVRRSQLEGGEGRHRDILLLDSVGELAALYSLAKVAFVGGSLVKKGGHNILEPAAAGVAVLFGPYMSNFQKMAEDFLSHKAALQVENADELASATITLLEDAAQGRVIGERGRALVAKSSGATARTVEMIMKLL
- the lpxK gene encoding tetraacyldisaccharide 4'-kinase; its protein translation is MIQSPLLRICLRPGAALYSAVVNLRAHLYEKGLLKTVKVAPRVISIGNLTLGGSGKTPFTMQVTELLRAQKLSVAILCRGYKRRSGHGGAICLVSDGKTMFTEALQAGDEAQLMAQRLRDVSVVVGSPKWRAAQWIESHLGVDWIVLDDGFQHLKLARDRNILLLDADRPFDNGEVIPLGRLRESPQAIQRADIVVLVKGGDSPPEQFTPERWKALCPSAELFSAHRHCTGVSMTESRSLGPVEEIQGRKLVAFCGIAQPTQFFRDLRGHGLTVTESLVYPDHHRYSPSDTRNIILHAMECGAEALITTAKDAMNLPPRAFGNWPCYIFEIEMKLDDEARFLHSLLT
- a CDS encoding adenylyltransferase/cytidyltransferase family protein, encoding MTEKKILDLATLRTVVAAQRAGNHKIVLANGCFDVLHVGHIRYLRGAKALGDVLVVGVNGDRSMRQIKDAGRPLMSEAARVRLVAALECVDYVTVFDDPTVEPLIKALRPDVHAKGTDYTQETVPEREAVRSYGGEVAIVGDPKDHSTRDLIRRVLGRRGERN
- the waaF gene encoding lipopolysaccharide heptosyltransferase II — protein: MTTPYRTRIWVRGTNWVGDSILTIPALEALRRARPEAEITLAVRPWVSEIFERTSAVDHIQIYDRSLQHRGWRGRSRFISELARGRFDVAIMFPNSFESAYLAWKADIPERIGYATDGRSLLLTRRLSIPGEILLQHQTQYYLEILRQSGFIPALPPVPGVSLEISEAHHQRARLLLSAKGVVEGKLLVGLNPGAFYGTAKRWLPERYAALADRFVDALGAIVLIFGSASERAMADSIAREMRHPAKIFSGETTLGDLAALLKCCSLFVTNDSGPMHLAAAVGTRTLAIFGPTDEQATAPVGPHTRVVKHPVSCSPCLLRECPLDHRCMTGVSVEDVYRVAADLLSH